The nucleotide sequence GCGCCCGCGTCATCGGCAACGATGCGACCGTCGCGTGGGCGGGCGCCTCCGGCGCCTTCGAGCTCAACGTCGCCATCCCGATCATGGGCAGCGCCGTCCTCGAGTCGATCGAGCTGCTCGCGAACACGTCGCGCGTGCTTGCCGACAAGACCATCGACGGACTCGAGGCGAACGTCGAGCGCGCGGCCGCGTACGCCGGCATGTCGCCGTCCATCGTGACCCCACTCAACAAGCTCATCGGCTACGAGGCCGCCGCCAAGATCGCCAAGCACTCCGTCGCGAAGGGCATCACGGTGCGCGAGGCCGTGATCGACCTCGGTTACGTGGAGCGCGGCGAGCTCACGCTCGAGCAGCTCGACGAGAAGCTCGACCTTCTCTCGATGACGCACCCGGGCTGATACCGCCCGCCCCCATGCCGCCAGCCGTGCGTCGGCGGGATAATCGGGACATGGCCCGAACGCCCCGCCCGGTTCCCGCGCGCGTCAGGATCCTCGCCGCGATCCTGGCTGTCGCATGCGTCGGGCTGGCAATCGTGGGCAGCGTGACGTTCCTGGTGCAGCGGGAGCAGGCCCTGGCCGGAGTCAACGACCGCCTCCGCAATCAGGTGAAGGTACTGGAGTCCGTCGCCGACCGGACCGCCGTCGGCGCGTCGGGCAGCGCGTCGGCGGCGGTCGAGGAGCTGGACACTGAAGAGTTCCGGAACGTCGACGACTATCTGAAAGCCGTGGTCGCGCGCCTGGTTCCGGCGAGGAACGAAGGCTCTCTGGCGCTGATCGACGGAGTGCCGCGGTGGGTGCCGACGACGCTCTCGGGCATCGACATCTCGAAGAACCAGCAGCTCATCGACCGCGTCGTCAGGGAGACCGCGGGCGGCGACACCACACGGGGCACGGCGGTCACCGACGAGGGATCCCTGCGCTATATCGCCATCCCTGTTCAGATGGATGGGGACCCCCGCCAGGGGCTCTACGTGCGTGCGGTCGACCTCGGCGCAGAGCTCCAGCCGGTGACCTTCGCCATGACGACGTACGTCATCGCCGCCGTCGCGGTCCTGATCGCCATCGGCGTGGTGGGCTGGTTCGTCACGGGTCGGCTCCTGTCGCCGATCCGCCGCCTCCGTGAGACGGCCGACGCCATCTCGATCACCGACCTCTCGCACAGGCTCGAGCCTCAGGGCAACGACGACATCGCCGACCTCTCGCGCACGGTCAACTCGATGCTCGACCGCCTGGAGGATTCCGTCGACGGGCA is from Microbacterium sp. LWH3-1.2 and encodes:
- a CDS encoding sensor histidine kinase, which encodes MARTPRPVPARVRILAAILAVACVGLAIVGSVTFLVQREQALAGVNDRLRNQVKVLESVADRTAVGASGSASAAVEELDTEEFRNVDDYLKAVVARLVPARNEGSLALIDGVPRWVPTTLSGIDISKNQQLIDRVVRETAGGDTTRGTAVTDEGSLRYIAIPVQMDGDPRQGLYVRAVDLGAELQPVTFAMTTYVIAAVAVLIAIGVVGWFVTGRLLSPIRRLRETADAISITDLSHRLEPQGNDDIADLSRTVNSMLDRLEDSVDGQRQLLDDVRHELKTPITIVRGHLELMNPQDAADVASARDIGIAELDRLTRLVEDIDLLATAEADSYSLDTVDLSALTERIAELVAVIPGHTWTIEARADGTTIGDQDRLLQAWLQLADNAAKYTPELSPIEIGSAHSEEGSRLWVRDHGPGIPPGARARIFRRFDRAHVKRSVGGSGLGLAIVDAIAKGHGGHCVVTDTPGGGATFTIHLPPTEAELPAPVRAGDVLQREAAG